A section of the Ovis canadensis isolate MfBH-ARS-UI-01 breed Bighorn chromosome 1, ARS-UI_OviCan_v2, whole genome shotgun sequence genome encodes:
- the DIPK2A gene encoding divergent protein kinase domain 2A isoform X2, with translation MVAVNYVGEELWSYFNAPWEKRVDLAWQLMEIAEQLTNNDFEFALYLLDVSFDNFAVGPRDGKVIIVDAENVLVADKRLIRQNKPENWDVWYESKFDDCDKEACLSFSKEILCARATVDHNYYAVCQNLLSRHATWRGTSGGLLHDPPSEIAKDGRLEALLDECANPKKRYGRFQAAKELREYLAQLSNNVR, from the exons ATGGTGGCTGTTAATTATGTTGGAGAAGAACTGTGGAGTTACTTTAATGCACCATGGGAGAAACGAGTTGACCTCGCTTGGCAATTAATGGAAATAGCAGAGCAACTCACAAACAATGACTTTGAATTTGCACTCTACCTCCTGGACGTCAGCTTTGACAATTTTGCAGTTGGTCCTAGAGATGGGAAGGTAATCATTGTGGACGCTGAAAATGTTTTGGTTGCTGACAAAAGGTTAATCAGACAAA ATAAGCCTGAAAATTGGGATGTATGGTATGAAAGCAAATTTGATGACTGTGATAAGGAGGCTTGCTtatcattttcaaaagaaattcttTGTGCTCGTGCCACTGTGGACCACAATTATTATGCTGTTTGTCAGAACCTCTTATCCAGACACGCCACGTGGCGTGGCACTTCTGGAGGACTCCTCCATGATCCACCAAGCGAAATTGCCAAAGATGGCCGCCTCGAGGCCTTGCTGGATGAGTGCGCCAACCCAAAGAAGCGCTATGGCAGATTCCAGGCTGCGAAAGAACTGCGTGAATACCTAGCACAATTAAGTAACAACGTGAGGTAG